Proteins co-encoded in one Acidithiobacillus caldus ATCC 51756 genomic window:
- a CDS encoding selenium metabolism-associated LysR family transcriptional regulator — protein MADRRLQVFHTVAKLLSFTKAAETLHMTQPAVTFQVKQLEEQFNTRLFDRTHNRISLTEAGMVVYEYSERILSLYGEMSNRVGEMTGDLRGHLLIGASTTIAEYMLPRVLGDFKLKYPDVQVRLHVGNTDKIVHMIEDNSIDLGLVEGVVSNKSLATLKCCMDNMIVIAPQDHALRDHESVSAQELLDYPFVSREEGSGTREVTMEYLHQVGIDPEDLHITMELGSPEAVKGAVEGGLGIAVVSEATVLKELALGTIIALPLNPPLARPYFFVYQKQKFRSLVMDEFLEFAKERCARDMRVLIPRRESNA, from the coding sequence ATGGCAGATAGACGGTTACAGGTCTTTCACACGGTGGCGAAGCTCCTGAGCTTCACCAAGGCGGCCGAGACCCTGCATATGACGCAGCCGGCGGTCACCTTTCAGGTCAAGCAACTGGAAGAGCAGTTCAACACCCGCCTCTTCGATCGCACCCACAACCGCATCAGCCTGACGGAAGCGGGCATGGTGGTCTATGAATACTCCGAGCGGATCTTGTCCCTGTATGGAGAAATGTCCAACCGTGTCGGTGAAATGACAGGGGACCTGCGCGGCCACCTCCTCATCGGCGCCAGCACGACCATTGCCGAATACATGCTGCCGCGCGTGCTGGGGGACTTCAAGCTCAAGTATCCCGACGTGCAGGTACGTCTGCACGTGGGCAACACCGACAAGATCGTGCACATGATCGAGGACAACAGCATCGATCTGGGGCTCGTGGAGGGAGTGGTGAGCAACAAGAGCCTCGCCACCCTCAAGTGCTGCATGGACAACATGATCGTCATCGCTCCTCAGGACCATGCTCTGCGTGATCACGAGAGCGTCAGCGCCCAGGAGCTCTTGGATTACCCCTTCGTCTCGCGCGAAGAGGGCTCCGGCACGCGGGAAGTGACCATGGAATACTTGCATCAGGTGGGTATCGACCCGGAGGATCTGCACATCACCATGGAGCTCGGCAGTCCCGAGGCGGTCAAGGGTGCCGTGGAGGGCGGCCTCGGAATTGCCGTGGTATCGGAAGCCACCGTGCTCAAGGAACTGGCCCTGGGTACCATCATCGCGCTTCCCCTCAACCCGCCGCTGGCACGTCCCTATTTCTTCGTGTATCAGAAGCAGAAGTTCCGCAGTCTGGTCATGGACGAATTTCTGGAGTTTGCCAAGGAACGCTGCGCGCGCGACATGCGCGTACTCATTCCCCGGCGTGAAAGCAACGCATGA
- a CDS encoding aldo/keto reductase, with protein MPSPASQTPIPGAANSLATKAYAARFSDTLPEGHYSDFLNTRIKLSSLGVGTFPGGVDEVTDLAVAAIVAQALQSGINVIDTGANYRYGRAGRAVGAGIAKAMASGIQREEFFVIGKGGFLTFPRGRPDDLEAFFHEEVEGRGLGRREDLAEGVHCLSPEYIIWQLDSLREQTGLETLDCFLVDQPEVHIPSIGKEHMYRKLQAVFAALEDAVAANKLRYYGISTFNACRVETDNPLFQSMTSLLGLAEKAAGEGRRHHLRVVELPFNALMPEAYTRFSQVTGQGNIASTIQAAFQLKLTVMASHTLGKGLLAREEVPALQQGMPDLDNAAQRAIQFVRSTPGIAVTLVGMSTPLHLADFLAVARRPPLAKESYLAMFEKEK; from the coding sequence ATGCCGTCCCCTGCTTCCCAAACTCCGATCCCCGGCGCTGCCAACAGCCTGGCCACCAAGGCCTATGCGGCGCGCTTTAGCGATACCTTGCCGGAGGGGCACTACAGCGACTTCCTCAATACCCGAATCAAGCTCTCCTCTCTGGGTGTCGGTACCTTCCCCGGGGGTGTCGATGAGGTAACGGATCTGGCCGTCGCTGCCATCGTCGCCCAAGCGCTGCAGTCGGGTATAAACGTCATCGATACGGGCGCCAATTACCGTTACGGCCGTGCCGGGCGGGCCGTGGGTGCGGGTATCGCCAAGGCCATGGCGAGCGGTATCCAACGGGAGGAGTTCTTCGTCATTGGCAAGGGCGGTTTTCTGACCTTTCCTCGGGGCCGTCCCGACGATCTGGAGGCGTTTTTCCACGAGGAGGTGGAGGGCCGCGGCCTCGGCCGCCGGGAGGATCTGGCCGAGGGTGTGCACTGCCTGAGTCCGGAGTACATTATCTGGCAGCTGGACAGCCTGCGTGAGCAGACGGGCCTCGAGACCCTGGACTGCTTCCTCGTGGATCAGCCCGAGGTGCACATCCCGAGCATCGGCAAGGAACACATGTACCGCAAGCTGCAGGCGGTTTTCGCTGCCCTGGAAGACGCGGTGGCGGCCAACAAGCTGCGCTACTATGGGATATCGACCTTCAACGCCTGTCGGGTGGAAACGGACAACCCGCTGTTTCAATCCATGACCAGCCTTCTGGGCCTGGCAGAAAAGGCGGCGGGAGAGGGGCGTCGCCACCATCTGCGGGTGGTGGAGCTTCCCTTCAATGCCCTGATGCCCGAGGCCTACACCCGCTTCAGCCAGGTCACCGGGCAGGGTAACATCGCCTCCACCATCCAGGCCGCCTTTCAGCTGAAACTGACGGTCATGGCCAGCCATACCCTCGGTAAGGGACTGCTGGCGCGGGAGGAGGTGCCCGCACTGCAGCAGGGCATGCCGGATCTGGACAATGCCGCCCAGCGTGCCATCCAGTTCGTTCGCTCGACCCCCGGGATCGCGGTCACCCTGGTGGGCATGAGTACGCCCCTGCACCTGGCGGATTTTCTGGCGGTAGCGCGGCGCCCGCCCTTGGCCAAGGAAAGCTATCTCGCCATGTTCGAGAAGGAAAAATAG
- a CDS encoding acetoin utilization protein AcuC: MDALKPRIDPQREALFIGAARYRRASYGQNHPLAIPRVSLTLDLINSYGAIAPAEYRSGRPASHRELWGFHTRDYIQSFERAQFRGGVTDAERRRYQLGTLENPYFPGFFDTPNLATGSSIQGAEEVLRGRLAFSPAGGMHHAAPGQARGFCYLNDPVLAIQRLRREGLRVLYWDLDAHHGDGVESAFVKDPEVLTVSIHMDTAYAYPFQGGGVDDHPGGAVNLPLPAEVNDSEYRAVFTLLWPEVLEAFRPDVVVLQAGTDILAPDPLSKFRVSNGFFWEMAAQILADSPRLLVLGGGGYHPIALARCWTGLWAILTGRSLPDTLPAAGSALLRAVDWELDDEEAPDYERQFLVLRDAAREGPIRPEIQQRLKRLLADHPLWHSP, from the coding sequence GTGGACGCCCTCAAGCCGCGCATCGACCCGCAGCGGGAGGCGCTTTTCATTGGTGCTGCGCGCTACCGTCGGGCAAGCTATGGCCAGAATCATCCCCTGGCCATCCCGCGGGTTTCCCTGACCCTCGACCTCATCAATAGTTACGGTGCCATTGCTCCGGCCGAATATCGCAGCGGCCGTCCCGCCAGCCATCGGGAACTCTGGGGTTTTCACACCCGCGACTACATCCAGAGTTTTGAGCGCGCCCAGTTTCGTGGTGGGGTCACCGATGCCGAGCGGCGCCGCTATCAACTGGGTACCCTGGAGAATCCCTATTTCCCCGGTTTTTTCGATACCCCCAATCTGGCCACGGGCTCCAGCATCCAGGGGGCGGAGGAGGTCTTGCGGGGGCGACTGGCCTTCAGCCCCGCCGGGGGTATGCACCACGCGGCGCCGGGGCAGGCGCGCGGCTTCTGCTATCTCAACGATCCGGTGCTGGCCATCCAGCGCCTACGCCGCGAGGGTCTGCGCGTCCTTTACTGGGATCTGGATGCGCACCACGGTGACGGCGTGGAGTCCGCTTTCGTGAAAGATCCTGAGGTGCTGACGGTCTCCATCCACATGGACACCGCCTATGCCTATCCCTTCCAGGGTGGTGGAGTGGACGATCACCCGGGCGGTGCGGTCAATCTGCCCCTGCCGGCCGAGGTCAACGACAGCGAATATCGCGCGGTTTTTACCCTGCTCTGGCCGGAGGTCCTCGAGGCTTTTCGGCCGGATGTGGTGGTACTGCAGGCGGGTACGGACATCCTCGCTCCCGATCCTCTGAGCAAGTTTCGTGTCAGCAATGGCTTTTTTTGGGAGATGGCGGCGCAGATCCTGGCCGACAGCCCGCGACTGCTGGTGCTGGGTGGCGGGGGTTATCATCCCATTGCCCTGGCGCGCTGCTGGACCGGGCTGTGGGCGATCCTCACCGGGCGTAGCCTCCCGGACACCCTACCGGCGGCGGGGAGCGCACTGCTGCGGGCCGTGGATTGGGAGCTGGACGATGAAGAGGCCCCCGATTACGAGCGGCAATTCCTCGTGCTGCGCGACGCGGCCCGTGAGGGTCCCATCCGGCCCGAGATTCAGCAGCGTCTGAAGCGCCTCTTGGCCGACCATCCCCTGTGGCATTCCCCCTAG